GATGGAAGGAGCTGCTGAATAATGCTTGAGTGAGGCTGGGACTCCCACCTTTAGAGGAGACAACCATCCTGTTGTGGCATATTATAAGGAGAGTATGAATAACAGAGATTTGTGTACACAGGGTGGGGACGTGGATTGTTGATGGTGGTGATTGGGTTATAAAGGAGGAGGGAGTGTGGTTTATCTATGGGGAGAACAATGATTGTGTGTGTGCTCAGAGCAGTGTTCTCACTAGAAACGCGGGAAGCGCTGTTGCAGAGGGAGCACAGCGTCCTCTTGTGACCACACTTACAATCACAACATATATACCAGTAGGTTCCACCCACATCCCCACCCAGATCAACCCCAGCCCCAGTCTGCCTTCACCCCCCAGACGTACAGCCCTCCTGAGGGCTACCTTCCCTGCCCTCAGGGTCTTGTGGGTGGGAGTACAGAATAGAGGACGGAGCCAACCTGTATAAAACACAGCCTTTATTGATTTCAAGGAACATCTATCTTGAGTCTCTGGCAGCAGAGTCTGAGAGGCTGGCACTAGGTTGAGCATGTTTGTGGCAAGAAGACGGCAGAAAAGCTGTCTGAGCCTGGGAGGAGCAGAACTGGGCTTAAGGGGGCTTCCCCTGAGGACAGTGGGGACCAGGAGGACACCCAAGTATCTCGAGCAGCAGCTGGTGTCACAGAgccatctcctcctccccttcacaAGCTCACCCTCAGGCCTTTGGACCTCCCACTGCTTAGAGACTACTTCCTTTCCAGCCCAGAACCTGGGTGCTTCTCCCAAGGGAATGAAATTCCCTTTGATCCAGTGCTTCCAAACCAGGGCAAACATCTCACCTGCAAACACCTGCCGCTTTCTCGTCTAGGAAGCCCTTCTCACCTCTCTCAAACATTTTGTACTCAGGGTAGTCTCTCCTGATCACTCCCTCCTGGGTTAGGCGGAAGCTCTGCTGGGAGCCTCCTGTGGGGGTCCCCTCGCACTCAGTcgttgatttgtttgttttgacgTCTGTCTCCCCCAAGGGCTGGCCCTAGTTCTGGGGTGTGACTCATACCTGGGTAGACAGCACAGTGCCCAGTGCtcaaaaaatctgccaaaaatgaaacaggataGATTAGTGAATTCAAAGTGGGGGCACCCGGCACCTGTAGGACCCCTCCCCCCGTGCAGTACTGCCCATCTGTCCCCACTGGCAGCTCCAGCGTCGCTCCCCAGCCTGTGGTCAGATGGGGGTCATGCTGGGTGCAGACGCGTGTCTCTTGTCGTCGCCAGAGTCGGAGCCCAGCTCCCCAGCCTCCACCAGCTTGTGGTGGCAGCGGCAGGTGGAGGCCCGGCTGGTGGAGGACGGGAGGCTGTGGCCCTTTGGGGGCTTGTTCCTGGCTATGCCTCGCAGGACCCTGTGGAAGATGAGGTAGCAGATCTCGCAGATGGTGAGCACGATGCAGACGGCAGAGGCACCCACCATGAAGTAGGTGAAGACCTTCTTCTCGGTGGGCCGCGCGATGTAGCAGTCCACGACGTTGGGGCAGGGCGCCACGTTGGCACACTGCACCAGGCGTGGCATGCCAAAGCCATGCCAGAGCGTGTGCAGCACGTAGAGGAAGAGGAATTCGATGAGGAGCTTGAAGATGAGGCTGAACAAGTAGGTCCACCACAGGCCGCCGTGCTTCTTGCCCGCGTTGGCGTACAGCTTGGCGCACTGGTCCCCGTGCTTCTGGCGGTGCCGGCGCTCGCGCTCCTCCCGGTAGGCCACGTGCAGGATGACCAGCAGCGAGGGGCACGTGACGAAGATGAGCTGCAGGGCCCAGAGGCGGATGTTGGAAATGGGGAAGAAGTTGTCGTAGCAGACGTTGGTGCAGCCGGGCTGCTTGGTGTTGCAGTCGAAGTCCTTCTGCTCGTCCCCCCACACGCGCTCCGCGGCCACGACGTACACCAGCACGCGGAAGACAAACACCACCGACAGCCAGATGCGCCCAAATGCCGTGGAGTACTTGTTCACGCCGCTCAGGAGGGCCTGCAGCGTCTTCCAGTCCATGGTGCTTGGCGGGCGTGCCGGGGGCCGTGCCCACCTGACGGCATGCAAGGAAAAGTCCATGTTTAATGTATGggtgacatttaaattttttttattattttaattttttattttgtacatatatatgttattttgttatatatatgtgtatatgaatacacacatatgtgtatatatatacatatatatacacatatatgtatgtatatatttatgtattttttcatttttatttttgagagactgcaagcaggggaggggtagagagagggggacacaggatccgaagcgggctctgtgttgacaggctgacagcagtgagcctgatgcgaggGTGTGAACCCAGGAATcgcaagatcaccacctgagctgaagtcggatgctcaaccaactgagccacccaggtgctccgcaTAGGTAACATTTGATATGAGCATTTACCgtgtatcaggcactgttctggggtCTTTATGTGGATAGATGCGTTTGATCAGCCAATGACCCTTTGAGATCAGGACTATTATTCCTCCCAGGCTACGGGCAGGATACAGGCCTAGAGAGAGGCTAAGTAACCTGCCAAAAGTCACAGAGCTTGTATGCATGAAGGAAGGGAATGTGCATTTGCTGATAAT
The sequence above is drawn from the Neofelis nebulosa isolate mNeoNeb1 chromosome 2, mNeoNeb1.pri, whole genome shotgun sequence genome and encodes:
- the GJB3 gene encoding gap junction beta-3 protein; translated protein: MDWKTLQALLSGVNKYSTAFGRIWLSVVFVFRVLVYVVAAERVWGDEQKDFDCNTKQPGCTNVCYDNFFPISNIRLWALQLIFVTCPSLLVILHVAYREERERRHRQKHGDQCAKLYANAGKKHGGLWWTYLFSLIFKLLIEFLFLYVLHTLWHGFGMPRLVQCANVAPCPNVVDCYIARPTEKKVFTYFMVGASAVCIVLTICEICYLIFHRVLRGIARNKPPKGHSLPSSTSRASTCRCHHKLVEAGELGSDSGDDKRHASAPSMTPI